The proteins below come from a single Serratia ficaria genomic window:
- a CDS encoding 4'-phosphopantetheinyl transferase family protein, which translates to MPAFIRDIELFNLVDYPGQVARCRFSLADYGDERFREAGIALPEHLARAVPKRRAEYLAGRCLAQRLLAPLGFSGFILLPGEDRAPQWPPGVAGALSHNAATALCAVHAENGLGGVGLDVETLMPQARAEELWGAIVGAEECAELRRGPQAFNRLLTLTFSAKESLFKALYPQVRRYFDFLDARMVVMDAQTQTFELELLKTLTPQCRAGRRFLGRYWHEGDDVTTFIYC; encoded by the coding sequence TTGCCCGCTTTTATCCGCGATATCGAACTTTTTAACCTGGTTGATTACCCGGGGCAGGTGGCGCGTTGCCGTTTCTCGCTGGCGGACTATGGTGACGAACGCTTTCGCGAGGCGGGCATCGCTCTGCCGGAGCACCTGGCGCGCGCGGTGCCCAAGCGCCGGGCGGAATATTTGGCCGGGCGCTGTCTGGCGCAGCGGCTGCTGGCGCCGTTGGGCTTCAGCGGTTTTATCCTGCTGCCGGGCGAAGATCGCGCGCCGCAGTGGCCGCCGGGCGTCGCCGGCGCGCTGAGCCACAATGCGGCTACCGCGCTGTGCGCGGTGCACGCCGAAAACGGCCTGGGCGGCGTCGGGCTGGACGTGGAGACGCTGATGCCGCAGGCGCGCGCGGAGGAGCTGTGGGGCGCTATCGTCGGTGCGGAGGAGTGCGCAGAGCTGCGCCGCGGGCCGCAGGCGTTCAATCGCCTGCTGACGCTGACGTTCTCCGCCAAGGAGAGCCTGTTCAAAGCGCTGTACCCGCAGGTGCGCCGCTACTTTGATTTTTTGGATGCGCGCATGGTGGTAATGGATGCGCAAACCCAGACCTTTGAATTGGAACTGCTTAAGACACTCACCCCGCAGTGCCGTGCAGGCCGTCGTTTTTTGGGCCGCTACTGGCATGAAGGTGACGACGTAACGACATTTATTTACTGTTAA
- the citE gene encoding citrate (pro-3S)-lyase subunit beta: protein MKTLNKTRLRRSMLFVPGANAAMVSNAFIYQADALMFDLEDSVILREKDAARRLVYHALQHPLYREVETIVRVNALDSAYGLADLQAVVRGGADIVRLPKTDSAQDVTDMAREIAAIEADCGRPVGSTGLLAAIESAQGITNAVAIAQASPRLIGIALGAEDYVRNLRTERSPEGIELLFARCSLLQAARAAGIQAFDTVYSDANNEAGFLQEAALIKQLGFDGKSLINPRQIELLHNLYAPTAKEVAHAQRVVAAAEAAEREGRGVVSLNGKMVDSPVIERARLVLERAALSGVREEPARCGEEA, encoded by the coding sequence ATGAAGACGCTGAATAAAACCCGGCTGCGCCGCAGCATGCTGTTCGTGCCGGGCGCCAATGCGGCGATGGTCAGCAACGCCTTTATCTACCAGGCCGATGCGCTGATGTTCGATCTGGAAGACTCGGTCATCCTGCGCGAGAAAGACGCCGCGCGGCGGCTGGTGTATCACGCGCTGCAGCACCCGCTGTACCGGGAGGTGGAAACCATCGTGCGGGTCAACGCGCTGGACTCCGCCTACGGGCTGGCGGATCTGCAGGCGGTGGTGCGCGGCGGGGCGGACATCGTGCGGCTGCCGAAGACCGACAGCGCGCAGGACGTTACCGACATGGCGCGGGAAATCGCCGCCATCGAGGCCGACTGCGGCCGCCCGGTCGGCAGCACCGGCCTGCTGGCGGCGATCGAATCGGCGCAGGGCATCACCAACGCGGTGGCGATCGCTCAGGCTTCTCCGCGCCTGATCGGCATTGCGCTGGGGGCGGAAGACTACGTGCGCAACCTGCGCACCGAGCGCTCGCCGGAGGGCATCGAGCTGCTGTTCGCCCGCTGCTCGCTGCTGCAGGCGGCGCGCGCCGCCGGCATTCAGGCGTTCGACACCGTCTATTCAGACGCCAACAACGAGGCCGGCTTCCTGCAGGAAGCGGCGCTGATCAAGCAGCTCGGCTTCGACGGCAAATCCCTGATCAACCCGCGGCAAATAGAGCTGCTGCACAACCTGTATGCGCCGACCGCCAAAGAGGTGGCGCATGCCCAGCGCGTGGTAGCGGCGGCGGAAGCGGCGGAGCGGGAAGGGCGCGGCGTGGTGTCGCTCAACGGAAAAATGGTCGACAGCCCGGTGATTGAACGCGCGCGGCTGGTGCTGGAGCGCGCGGCGCTGTCCGGCGTTCGCGAAGAACCGGCACGGTGCGGGGAGGAAGCATGA
- the citD gene encoding citrate lyase acyl carrier protein — protein MKIIREAMAGTLESSDVMVRIAPAEGPEHDLLIASSVEKQFGAAIRRTLLEVLQRYEVEPVQVMVDDKGALDCVLRARLETVLMRASGGEPLPWEAKDEDAE, from the coding sequence ATGAAAATTATCCGAGAAGCAATGGCCGGCACGCTGGAATCCAGCGATGTCATGGTGCGCATCGCACCGGCCGAGGGGCCGGAACACGATCTGCTGATCGCCAGCAGCGTGGAGAAGCAGTTCGGCGCGGCTATCCGCCGCACCCTGCTGGAGGTGCTGCAGCGTTATGAGGTGGAACCGGTGCAGGTGATGGTCGACGACAAGGGCGCGCTGGACTGCGTGCTGCGCGCTCGCCTGGAAACCGTGCTGATGCGCGCGAGCGGCGGCGAGCCGCTGCCCTGGGAGGCGAAAGATGAAGACGCTGAATAA
- the dhbA gene encoding 2,3-dihydro-2,3-dihydroxybenzoate dehydrogenase → MSVQMDFSGKRVWVTGAARGIGEQIARHFMAQGAEVLGFDREFAQPDLPYPCVTLDISQPQQVAEVCREQLAQNPRLDVLVNAAGILRMGNTEDLSLDDWHQCINVNASGAFYLFRALLPHFKAQRRGAIVSVGSNAAHVPRVQMAAYCASKAALTSLNHCVGLELAPFGVRCNLVSPGSTDTPMQRGMWQTPDAEQRTIAGFPEMFKLGIPLGKIARPDEIANAVLFLASDLASHITLQDIVIDGGATLAS, encoded by the coding sequence ATGAGCGTACAGATGGATTTCAGCGGCAAGCGCGTCTGGGTGACCGGCGCGGCGCGCGGCATCGGCGAGCAGATCGCCCGGCATTTTATGGCGCAGGGCGCCGAGGTGCTGGGGTTTGATCGCGAGTTCGCCCAGCCGGATCTGCCTTACCCCTGCGTGACGCTGGATATCAGCCAGCCGCAACAGGTCGCCGAGGTATGCCGGGAGCAGCTGGCGCAAAATCCCCGGCTGGACGTGCTGGTCAACGCCGCCGGCATTCTGCGCATGGGCAATACCGAAGACCTGAGCCTGGACGACTGGCACCAGTGCATCAACGTCAACGCCTCGGGCGCGTTCTATTTGTTCCGCGCGCTGCTGCCGCACTTCAAGGCGCAGCGCCGTGGGGCGATCGTCAGCGTCGGCTCCAACGCCGCGCACGTGCCGCGTGTGCAGATGGCGGCTTACTGCGCCTCCAAGGCGGCGTTGACCAGCCTGAACCACTGCGTGGGGCTGGAACTGGCGCCGTTTGGCGTGCGCTGTAACCTGGTGTCGCCGGGCTCGACCGACACCCCGATGCAGCGCGGCATGTGGCAAACCCCGGATGCCGAACAGCGCACCATCGCCGGTTTCCCCGAGATGTTCAAGCTGGGCATCCCGCTGGGCAAGATCGCCCGCCCGGACGAAATCGCCAACGCGGTGCTGTTCCTGGCCTCGGATCTGGCCAGCCACATCACCCTGCAGGACATCGTGATCGACGGCGGCGCCACCCTGGCTTCCTGA
- the agp gene encoding bifunctional glucose-1-phosphatase/inositol phosphatase has protein sequence MRKKTLLLCLPLLFTGTVWGATNDYQLEQVLVMSRHNLRAPLANNGSVLAQSTPRAWPAWETPGGLLTTKGGVLEVYMGHYFNAWLKQTGLLPQEGCPTAGSLYVYANSLQRTVATAQFFSNGAFPGCDVAVHHQEKMGEMDPTFNPIITDSSAAFNQQALAAMKAELASLKLDESYRQLAKIVDYKDSSACKTDRHCDLTKEASTLSAVPGKEPGVAGPLRVGNSLVDAFMLQYYEGFPMKDVAWGKIATPHQWKQLAQLKDGYQDSLFTSPVVARNVAKPLLAYINGALLGERKPDAPKLTVLVGHDSNIASLLSAMQFQPYQLPQQYEKTPIGGKLVFQRWHDRQNDRELLKIEYVYQSTDQLRKATPLTLQNPPQRVTLALKGCPIDKDGFCAWSDFEKTMKGIL, from the coding sequence ATGAGAAAAAAAACGTTATTGCTGTGCCTGCCTTTGTTATTCACCGGGACCGTATGGGGGGCAACCAACGACTATCAGCTGGAGCAGGTGCTGGTGATGAGCCGCCACAACCTGCGCGCGCCGCTGGCCAATAACGGCAGCGTGCTGGCGCAGTCCACGCCGCGGGCCTGGCCGGCCTGGGAAACGCCGGGCGGGCTGCTGACCACCAAGGGCGGGGTGCTGGAAGTCTATATGGGGCACTACTTCAACGCCTGGCTGAAGCAGACCGGCCTGCTGCCGCAGGAAGGCTGCCCGACCGCCGGCAGCCTGTACGTTTACGCCAACAGCCTGCAGCGCACGGTGGCCACCGCGCAGTTCTTCAGCAACGGCGCGTTCCCCGGCTGCGACGTCGCCGTGCACCATCAGGAAAAAATGGGCGAGATGGACCCGACCTTCAACCCGATCATCACCGACAGCAGCGCAGCCTTCAATCAACAGGCGCTGGCGGCGATGAAGGCCGAGCTGGCCTCGCTGAAGCTGGACGAGTCTTACCGGCAGCTGGCGAAAATCGTCGATTATAAAGACTCCAGCGCCTGCAAAACCGACCGGCACTGCGATCTGACCAAAGAGGCCAGCACCCTGAGCGCGGTGCCGGGCAAAGAGCCGGGCGTGGCCGGGCCGCTGCGGGTGGGCAACTCGCTGGTGGACGCCTTTATGCTGCAGTATTACGAAGGTTTCCCGATGAAGGACGTGGCCTGGGGCAAAATCGCCACGCCGCACCAGTGGAAGCAGCTGGCGCAGCTGAAAGACGGCTATCAGGATTCGCTGTTCACCTCGCCGGTGGTGGCGCGGAACGTCGCCAAACCGCTGCTGGCCTACATCAACGGCGCGCTGCTCGGCGAGCGCAAGCCGGATGCGCCCAAGCTGACGGTGCTGGTCGGCCACGATTCGAATATCGCATCGCTGCTGTCGGCGATGCAGTTCCAGCCGTATCAGCTGCCGCAGCAGTACGAGAAAACGCCGATCGGCGGCAAGCTGGTGTTCCAGCGCTGGCACGATCGGCAGAATGACCGCGAGCTGCTGAAAATCGAATACGTTTATCAGTCTACCGATCAACTGCGCAAAGCCACGCCGCTGACGCTGCAAAATCCGCCGCAGCGCGTGACCCTGGCGCTGAAGGGCTGCCCAATCGACAAGGACGGCTTCTGCGCCTGGAGCGATTTCGAAAAGACCATGAAAGGCATTCTGTAA
- the citX gene encoding citrate lyase holo-[acyl-carrier protein] synthase, with product MAEVDPRLAANRAVSLPALLASRECRQARQQAWLARHSCTLLVLTLVVPGPIKDSALTRGIFNLGWRALRRLLAEQGWPCLQAETLALSTGCEGYLALPVDALRVKDCAMQLEVRRPIGRLWDIDVLDSQGRILSRRDIGLPERRCLLCSRPAKLCARQRRHGGDELLNEMERMLNDALSAD from the coding sequence ATGGCCGAAGTCGATCCGCGTTTAGCCGCCAACCGCGCGGTGAGCCTGCCGGCGCTGCTGGCCAGCCGCGAATGCCGCCAGGCCCGTCAGCAGGCGTGGCTGGCGCGCCACAGCTGCACGCTGCTGGTGCTGACGCTGGTGGTGCCGGGGCCGATAAAAGACAGCGCGTTGACGCGCGGCATCTTCAACCTGGGGTGGCGCGCGCTGCGACGGCTGTTGGCGGAGCAGGGCTGGCCCTGCCTGCAGGCCGAAACGCTGGCGCTGTCGACCGGCTGCGAAGGCTATCTGGCGCTGCCGGTCGACGCCCTGCGGGTCAAGGACTGCGCCATGCAGCTGGAAGTGCGCCGGCCGATCGGCCGGCTGTGGGACATCGATGTGCTCGATTCGCAGGGGCGCATCCTGTCGCGGCGCGATATCGGCCTGCCGGAGCGTCGCTGCCTGCTGTGCAGCCGACCGGCGAAGCTCTGCGCCCGCCAGCGGCGCCACGGCGGCGATGAGCTGCTGAACGAAATGGAAAGGATGCTCAATGATGCGCTCTCAGCCGATTGA
- a CDS encoding anion permease, with the protein MSQTQEKIWKAIAPLAVLAILLLIPVPDGMPPQAWRYFAIFVAMIVGMILEPIPATAISFIAVTLSVLSANWVLFGAQELAEPGFKAGKEALKWGLAGFSSTTVWLVFGAFIFALGYEATGLGRRIALFLVKFMGKRTLTLGYAVVIIDILLAPFTPSNTARTGGTVFPVVKNLPPLFDSFPNDPSSRRIGGYLMWMMVVGTSISSSMFVTGAAPNVLGIEFVGKIAGVHISWMQWFLAFLPVGLLLLIVAPLISYCLYKPGVTHSSEVAAWANTALGEMGKLSRKEYTLIGLVLLSLCLWVFGGKVLDATAVCLLAVSLMLALHVVSWKDITKYSSAWNTLVNLATLVVMANGLTRSGFIDWFAQTMSTHLDGFSPNMTVVALVLVFYFAHYLFASLSAHTATLLPVILAVGKGLPGVPMEQLSMLLVLSIGIMGVLTPYATGPGVIIYGCGYVKSKDYWRLGGILGVVYIAALLLIGWPIMRLWF; encoded by the coding sequence ATGTCCCAAACCCAGGAAAAAATCTGGAAAGCGATAGCGCCGCTGGCGGTGCTGGCGATCCTGTTACTGATACCGGTGCCCGACGGCATGCCGCCGCAGGCCTGGCGCTACTTCGCCATTTTCGTGGCGATGATCGTCGGCATGATTCTGGAGCCGATCCCCGCCACCGCCATCAGCTTTATCGCCGTGACCCTCAGCGTGCTGAGCGCCAACTGGGTGCTGTTCGGCGCGCAGGAGCTGGCCGAGCCGGGCTTCAAGGCGGGCAAGGAAGCGCTAAAATGGGGGCTGGCGGGCTTCTCCAGCACCACCGTCTGGCTGGTGTTCGGCGCCTTTATCTTCGCGCTGGGCTACGAGGCCACCGGGCTGGGGCGGCGCATCGCGCTGTTCCTGGTGAAGTTTATGGGCAAGCGCACCCTGACGCTGGGCTACGCGGTGGTGATCATCGACATTCTGCTGGCGCCGTTTACCCCGTCCAATACCGCCCGCACCGGCGGTACGGTATTCCCGGTGGTGAAAAACCTGCCGCCGCTGTTCGACTCCTTCCCCAACGATCCCTCTTCGCGACGCATCGGCGGCTACCTGATGTGGATGATGGTGGTGGGCACCAGCATCAGCTCCTCGATGTTCGTGACCGGCGCCGCGCCCAACGTGCTGGGCATCGAGTTCGTCGGCAAAATCGCCGGGGTGCACATCAGCTGGATGCAGTGGTTCCTGGCGTTCCTGCCGGTCGGCCTGCTGCTGCTGATCGTCGCGCCGCTGATTTCTTACTGCCTGTACAAGCCGGGGGTGACCCACAGCAGCGAGGTGGCCGCCTGGGCCAACACCGCGCTGGGCGAAATGGGCAAGCTGAGCCGCAAGGAGTACACCCTGATCGGCCTGGTGCTGCTCAGCCTGTGCCTGTGGGTGTTCGGCGGCAAGGTGCTGGACGCCACTGCGGTCTGCCTGCTGGCGGTGTCGTTGATGCTGGCGCTGCACGTGGTGTCGTGGAAAGACATCACCAAATACTCCAGCGCCTGGAACACCCTGGTCAACCTGGCGACGCTGGTGGTGATGGCCAACGGCCTGACCCGCTCCGGTTTTATCGACTGGTTCGCCCAGACCATGAGCACCCACCTGGACGGTTTTTCGCCCAACATGACGGTGGTGGCGCTGGTGCTGGTGTTCTACTTCGCCCACTACCTGTTCGCCAGCCTGTCGGCGCATACCGCCACCCTGTTGCCGGTGATCCTGGCGGTGGGGAAAGGCTTGCCGGGCGTGCCGATGGAGCAGCTGTCGATGCTGCTGGTGCTGTCGATCGGCATCATGGGCGTGCTGACGCCGTACGCCACCGGCCCGGGGGTGATCATCTACGGCTGCGGCTACGTGAAGTCGAAAGATTACTGGCGGCTGGGCGGCATTCTCGGCGTGGTGTACATCGCCGCGCTGTTGCTGATCGGCTGGCCGATCATGCGCCTGTGGTTCTAA
- the citG gene encoding triphosphoribosyl-dephospho-CoA synthase CitG yields MRSQPIDARARLPQEIRDFARAAYRALLVEVNLTPKPGLVDRRNAGAHRDMDLGHFYRSARAIGPWLPRFIQRGREDAALPAERQLVRLRPLGMACENHMFRATGGVNTHKGSVFSLGLLCAAFGRLHRQRRAISAEALCAETAAMCRGLVTRELRRNNAGHTAGQRLFAAHGLSGARGEAESGFRLVIDGALPLYRRRMAAGRGEQRALTDSLLWLMAHNDDTNVASRGGIGGLRWLQRRAAALLAHSGDQAIRRFDAECIARNLSPGGSADLLIVTWLLAQLPQPGDQES; encoded by the coding sequence ATGCGCTCTCAGCCGATTGATGCCCGCGCGCGCCTGCCGCAGGAGATCCGCGATTTTGCCCGCGCCGCCTACCGCGCGCTGCTGGTGGAGGTCAATCTCACGCCCAAACCGGGGCTGGTGGATCGCCGCAACGCCGGCGCGCACCGCGATATGGATCTCGGGCATTTCTACCGCAGCGCCCGCGCCATCGGGCCGTGGCTGCCGCGCTTCATTCAGCGCGGGCGAGAGGACGCGGCGCTGCCGGCGGAACGACAGCTGGTGAGGCTGCGGCCGCTCGGCATGGCCTGCGAAAACCACATGTTCCGCGCTACCGGCGGCGTCAACACCCATAAAGGCAGCGTGTTTTCGCTCGGCCTGCTGTGTGCCGCCTTCGGCCGCCTGCACCGGCAGCGCCGTGCGATAAGCGCCGAAGCCTTGTGCGCAGAAACGGCGGCGATGTGCCGCGGGCTGGTCACGCGGGAGCTGCGGCGCAACAACGCCGGGCACACCGCCGGCCAGCGGCTGTTCGCTGCCCACGGTCTGAGCGGCGCGCGCGGTGAGGCGGAGTCCGGTTTCCGGCTGGTGATCGACGGCGCGCTGCCGCTGTATCGGCGGCGCATGGCGGCGGGACGGGGCGAGCAACGGGCGCTGACGGACAGCCTGCTGTGGCTGATGGCCCACAACGACGACACCAACGTCGCCTCGCGCGGCGGCATCGGCGGCTTGCGCTGGCTGCAGCGCCGCGCCGCGGCGCTGCTGGCGCACAGCGGCGATCAGGCCATCCGGCGCTTCGACGCCGAGTGCATCGCCCGCAATCTCAGCCCCGGCGGCAGCGCCGACCTGTTGATAGTGACCTGGCTGCTGGCGCAACTGCCGCAGCCGGGTGACCAGGAATCATAA
- a CDS encoding isochorismate synthase, with product MATLTTENQTFPGFVYSEQSTFLYQSEFRSLSAQGVFERIETPAFGGERADSALAQNIGQALQRAKQAGQEAPVVVGAIPFDTRQPSCLYVPQQSRFVANDHYTRDARPMLQQHRLAACTSIPDEPRFKHAVAEAVSRFKQGRLSKAVLSRILEIELEQPVAGHQILNNLMVQNPNGYHFSLPLPDGGVLIGASPELLIRKQGGEIHSNPLAGSARRQADAQQDRIGSERLMRSTKDKYEHKLVIDDIRQRLAPLCATLSVPSGPSLMSTGTMWHLSTRIRGELRDPQLNVMQLACLLHPTPALCGFPTETARRLIADLEQYDRGLFSGIVGWCDANGDGEWAIVIRSGILRGNRVRLFAGAGIVEASTPQSEWAETAAKLGTMLNAFGLNSGAL from the coding sequence GTGGCTACACTGACAACGGAAAACCAAACCTTTCCCGGTTTTGTTTACTCAGAGCAATCTACCTTTTTATACCAGTCGGAGTTCCGCTCGCTGAGCGCGCAGGGCGTATTCGAACGCATCGAGACGCCGGCCTTCGGCGGCGAGCGGGCCGACAGCGCGCTGGCGCAGAACATCGGCCAGGCGCTGCAGCGCGCCAAACAGGCCGGCCAGGAGGCGCCGGTGGTGGTGGGCGCCATTCCTTTCGATACCCGCCAGCCCTCCTGCCTGTACGTACCGCAACAGAGCCGGTTCGTCGCCAATGACCATTACACCCGCGATGCGCGGCCAATGCTGCAGCAGCACCGGTTGGCCGCCTGCACCAGCATTCCGGACGAGCCGCGCTTCAAGCACGCGGTGGCGGAGGCGGTCAGCCGTTTTAAACAGGGCAGGCTGAGCAAGGCGGTGCTGTCGCGCATTCTGGAGATCGAGCTGGAGCAGCCGGTGGCGGGCCATCAGATCCTCAATAACCTGATGGTGCAGAACCCGAACGGTTACCACTTTTCCCTGCCGCTGCCCGACGGCGGCGTGCTGATCGGCGCCAGCCCGGAACTGCTGATCCGCAAGCAGGGCGGCGAGATCCACTCCAACCCGCTGGCGGGCTCGGCGCGCCGGCAGGCGGATGCGCAGCAAGACCGCATCGGCAGCGAACGCCTGATGCGGTCGACCAAAGACAAATACGAACACAAGCTGGTGATCGACGACATTCGCCAGCGGTTGGCGCCGCTGTGCGCGACGCTGAGCGTGCCTTCCGGGCCTTCGCTGATGAGCACCGGCACCATGTGGCACCTGTCCACCCGCATTCGCGGCGAACTGCGGGACCCGCAGCTTAACGTGATGCAGCTTGCCTGCCTGTTGCACCCGACGCCGGCGCTGTGCGGCTTCCCGACCGAAACCGCCCGCCGGCTGATCGCCGATCTGGAGCAGTACGATCGCGGCCTGTTCAGCGGCATCGTCGGCTGGTGCGACGCCAACGGCGACGGCGAATGGGCGATCGTCATCCGCAGCGGCATTCTGCGCGGCAACCGGGTGCGGCTGTTCGCCGGCGCGGGCATCGTCGAAGCCTCGACGCCGCAGTCCGAATGGGCGGAAACCGCCGCCAAGCTGGGCACCATGCTTAACGCTTTCGGCCTGAACAGCGGCGCGCTGTAA
- the citF gene encoding citrate lyase subunit alpha, with translation MDRQQRLLTLNKAAALRCYQDASKANLQARKPRDLKRCDSLQEAVRRSGLQDGMTISFHHAFRGGDLALNQVMETLAAMGFRNLTLASSSLTDCHAPLVEHIRNGVVSRIYTSGLRGPLADAVSRGLLAEPVQIHSHGGRVNLIESGELNIDVAFLGVPACDEFGNANGYSGEACCGSLGYARVDAEAAGAVVLLTEQILPYPHHPASLAQDRVDLIVQLDRVGDADKIGADATRMTSNPRELLIARRAAEVIAGSGYFTDGFSLQTGTGGASLAVTRFLEDKMRARGIRAGFALGGITSTMVDLHEKGLIGKLLDVQSFDRAAAVSLARNPGHLEISANQYANFSSRGASVDRLDVVVLSALEIDTGFNVNVLTGSDGVLRGASGGHCDTAAAARLAIIVAPLVRGRIPTLVEQVTTCVTPGSSIDILVTDHGVAVNPARPELAQRLQQAGLPVVGIGWLRRRALQLTGEPAPIAFTDKVVAVVRYRDGSVIDVVRQVAE, from the coding sequence ATGGATCGTCAACAACGGCTGTTAACCCTCAACAAGGCGGCGGCGCTGCGTTGTTATCAGGACGCCTCCAAGGCCAACCTGCAGGCGCGCAAGCCGCGCGATCTCAAACGCTGCGATTCGCTGCAGGAAGCGGTGCGCCGCAGCGGGCTGCAGGACGGCATGACCATCTCGTTCCACCATGCGTTTCGCGGCGGCGACCTGGCGCTGAACCAGGTGATGGAAACGCTGGCGGCGATGGGCTTTCGCAACCTGACGCTGGCCTCCAGCTCGCTGACCGATTGCCACGCGCCACTGGTGGAGCATATCCGCAACGGCGTGGTGAGCCGCATCTATACCTCCGGCCTGCGCGGGCCGCTGGCGGACGCCGTCTCGCGCGGCCTGCTGGCGGAGCCGGTGCAGATCCATTCCCACGGCGGGCGGGTCAACCTGATCGAATCCGGCGAGCTGAACATCGACGTCGCCTTCCTCGGCGTGCCGGCCTGCGATGAGTTCGGCAACGCCAACGGCTACAGCGGCGAGGCCTGCTGCGGCTCGCTCGGCTATGCGCGGGTAGACGCCGAAGCGGCCGGCGCCGTGGTGCTGCTGACCGAGCAAATTCTGCCGTATCCGCACCATCCGGCCAGCCTGGCGCAGGATCGGGTGGATCTGATCGTGCAGCTTGACCGGGTGGGCGACGCCGACAAGATCGGCGCCGACGCCACGCGCATGACCTCCAACCCGCGCGAGCTGCTGATCGCCCGCCGCGCCGCCGAGGTGATCGCCGGTTCCGGCTACTTCACCGACGGCTTCTCGCTGCAGACCGGCACCGGCGGCGCCTCGCTGGCGGTAACGCGTTTTCTGGAGGACAAAATGCGCGCGCGCGGCATTCGCGCCGGCTTCGCGCTCGGCGGCATCACCTCGACCATGGTGGACCTGCATGAGAAAGGGCTGATCGGCAAGCTGTTGGACGTACAGAGCTTTGACCGCGCGGCGGCGGTGTCGCTGGCGCGCAACCCCGGCCACCTCGAAATCAGCGCCAACCAATACGCCAACTTCAGCTCCAGGGGCGCCTCGGTCGACCGGTTGGACGTGGTGGTGCTGAGCGCGCTCGAGATCGACACCGGTTTTAACGTCAACGTGCTGACCGGCTCGGACGGCGTGCTGCGCGGCGCATCCGGCGGCCACTGCGATACCGCCGCGGCGGCGCGGCTGGCGATCATCGTGGCGCCGCTGGTGCGCGGGCGTATCCCGACGCTGGTGGAGCAGGTGACCACCTGCGTTACCCCGGGATCCAGCATCGACATTCTGGTGACCGACCACGGCGTAGCGGTCAATCCGGCGCGGCCGGAGCTGGCGCAACGCCTGCAGCAGGCCGGGCTGCCGGTGGTCGGCATCGGCTGGCTGCGCCGGCGCGCGCTGCAGCTGACCGGCGAACCGGCGCCGATCGCCTTCACCGACAAAGTGGTGGCGGTGGTGCGCTACCGCGATGGTTCGGTGATCGACGTGGTGCGCCAGGTGGCGGAGTAA
- the citC gene encoding [citrate (pro-3S)-lyase] ligase: MLGDAVFNRVKRSDHKSIAAINAFLRSNDLNIDTTVEVFITVTQNDKLVACGGIADNIIKCVAISPQLRGEGLALALATELVNLAYERHHTQLFIYTKVQNEPLFRQCGFYPIASVPGIVVLMENSPCRLKRYAARLAAQRRPGEIIGSIVMNANPFTRGHQYLVRQAAKKQCDWLHLFLVKENTSRFSYEDRRRLVLAGTADIPNLTVHEGSQYVISRATFPCYFIKDQGVADDCYTEIDLKIFRRHLAPALGITHRFVGNEPFCAVTAKYNRDMRYWLETPALPSPPIALVEIERLQYQGTAISASWVRKLLAAGDFHAAAPLVPPDTLYYLQDLQTQRRARPALHPFESAQSGE, from the coding sequence ATGTTGGGCGATGCCGTATTTAATCGGGTAAAAAGATCGGACCATAAAAGCATAGCGGCGATAAACGCATTTCTGCGCAGCAACGATCTGAATATAGATACCACGGTAGAGGTTTTTATTACCGTGACCCAGAACGATAAATTGGTCGCCTGCGGCGGCATCGCCGACAATATCATCAAATGCGTCGCCATCAGCCCGCAGCTGCGCGGGGAAGGGCTGGCGTTGGCGCTGGCGACCGAGTTGGTCAATCTGGCCTATGAGCGCCATCACACCCAGCTGTTCATTTACACCAAGGTGCAGAACGAGCCGCTGTTCCGCCAGTGCGGCTTCTACCCGATCGCCAGCGTGCCCGGCATCGTGGTGCTGATGGAAAACAGCCCGTGCCGGCTGAAACGCTATGCGGCCCGGCTGGCGGCGCAGCGCCGGCCGGGCGAGATCATCGGCAGCATCGTGATGAACGCCAACCCCTTTACCCGCGGGCACCAGTATCTGGTGCGCCAGGCGGCGAAGAAGCAGTGCGACTGGCTGCACCTGTTTTTGGTCAAAGAGAACACCTCGCGCTTCAGCTATGAAGACCGGCGGCGGCTGGTGCTGGCCGGCACCGCCGACATCCCCAATCTGACGGTGCATGAAGGCTCGCAGTACGTGATCTCCCGCGCCACCTTTCCCTGTTACTTCATCAAGGATCAGGGCGTGGCCGACGACTGCTACACCGAAATCGATCTGAAAATCTTCCGCCGGCATCTGGCGCCGGCGCTGGGCATTACCCACCGCTTTGTCGGCAACGAACCCTTCTGCGCGGTGACCGCGAAATACAACCGCGACATGCGCTATTGGCTGGAAACGCCGGCGCTGCCCAGCCCGCCGATCGCGCTGGTGGAAATCGAGCGTTTGCAGTACCAGGGCACGGCGATCTCCGCCTCCTGGGTGCGCAAGCTGCTGGCTGCGGGGGATTTTCACGCCGCCGCGCCGCTGGTGCCGCCGGACACCCTGTACTACCTGCAGGATCTGCAAACGCAGCGCCGGGCCCGGCCGGCCCTGCATCCTTTTGAGTCCGCACAATCAGGTGAATGA